A stretch of Exiguobacterium sp. BMC-KP DNA encodes these proteins:
- the budA gene encoding acetolactate decarboxylase: MAHDKTLVQISTMMALLDGVFESDVTYASVLDQRDFGIGTFDHLDGEMIGFDGEFYQLRSDGSARPLQPETTTPFATLTRFEAEQTFTVTEEMSKATFEHWLSEQLPTINSFYAIRIDGTFTKVQTRTVARQEKPFVPITEAVASQSARTFEQTKGTLAGYYTPRFGHGIAVAGYHLHFIDAAREGGGHVFDYTVKNVTVTFEEKPQLDLRLPTTEAYRSADLESHDIEKEIKIAEG; encoded by the coding sequence ATGGCACACGATAAAACACTCGTCCAGATTTCAACGATGATGGCACTACTTGACGGAGTATTCGAAAGTGACGTCACATACGCTTCCGTTCTTGATCAACGCGATTTCGGTATTGGAACGTTTGATCACTTAGATGGGGAAATGATCGGATTTGATGGTGAGTTCTATCAACTCCGCTCAGATGGTAGCGCCCGACCACTTCAACCCGAGACGACGACACCTTTCGCAACATTAACCCGTTTCGAGGCGGAGCAAACTTTCACTGTGACGGAAGAGATGTCGAAAGCGACGTTCGAGCACTGGCTGAGTGAACAACTCCCTACGATCAATAGCTTTTACGCTATCCGGATTGATGGAACGTTCACGAAAGTACAAACACGCACCGTCGCACGTCAGGAGAAACCGTTCGTTCCGATTACGGAAGCTGTCGCTTCTCAAAGCGCGCGTACGTTCGAACAGACTAAAGGAACGCTTGCCGGTTACTATACGCCACGATTTGGTCACGGTATCGCCGTCGCCGGATATCATCTTCATTTCATCGATGCAGCTCGCGAAGGTGGAGGTCACGTTTTTGACTACACAGTCAAGAACGTCACCGTCACGTTCGAAGAAAAGCCACAACTGGATTTACGTTTACCAACGACAGAAGCGTATCGGTCAGCGGATCTTGAAAGTCACGATATCGAAAAAGAGATTAAAATCGCAGAAGGTTAA